ACAGGTGCTGCGCCTCTACGTCGGTCGCCCCGGCTTCGCGGCCCTGTTGCAGCGCCAATCGCTCTATCTGCTCATGCTGGCGCTGTGGGCGAGCGGGCTCGCCTGCGCGATCGTTTCCGGAGTCACCCGCGACGCACGGGTGTTCGTCTGCTGGTGCGCGGCGCTCCTCGCGCTCTTCGCGCTGATGGCGGCGCGAAAGCGAAGCCCGCGGCTCGCGCTGCATTCGATTCTCACCTGGACGCTCAACGGCGCCGGGCTCGCAGTCGGGCTCCTGCGCGGTCCGACCATCGAGCGGAGCGACTCGTGCTGATCCACGGCGCGGTGGACAACGATCTCTATCCGCCGAAGCTCGGCTCGACGCAGCGCAACTTCGGGCTGTATCGCGGGCTCGCGCGCCGGCACCAGGTGGTGGTGCTGTGCGTGGTGCCGAATCGCAACCGCGCCGAGCGCGAGCAGCGGATCGACGGCGTGACGCTGCTGCGGCGTCGCGCCTGGTACACGGGCGTCGCGTGGCGGCTGGAGCGCATGCATCTCGCGCCCATGATGGCCGCGGGCTACGGTCACGCGCTGCGCGCGAGATCGCTGCGAGGGGCGCTTCCCGGCGCGCCCGACGTGTTCGCCGCCGACTTCAACCTCACGCCGCTGATCCAGGGCAGCCGCGCGGGGCTCAAGGTCTATCTCTCGCAGAACGTCGAGCTGGATTACTTCGAGAAGGCCGGCGAGAGAGTCTGGATGTCGCGGGCGTGGGCCGGCCGGGTGAGGAGCCGCGAAGCGCACGCGCTCGCAGCCGCCGATGCGGTGGTAGCGGTCGGTCTCGAGGACGCCGAGCGCTTGCAGTCGCTCTACGGACTCGATCGCTCCGCCATCGACGTGATCCCGAACGGCTGGGACGATCTGGCCATCCGACAGGCGACGCCGGTGGCCCGCGCCGCCGCGCGCGCTCAGCTCGGCATCGGCGCCAGCGCCTATGTCGCGTTGTTCGTCGGCTCCGACGTTCCGCACAACCGGGCGGCGCTCGAGTGGATCCTGCGCGAGCTCCTCCCGGTCGCCGAGCGCGAAGGGCTGGTGCTGATGGTGGCGGGCCGGGTGGGGCGCGTGGCGCGCGGTCGCGCTTCCTCGGCGCTCCGCAATCTCGGCGAGGTCGACGATCTGACACCGCTGCTTCACGCCGCCGATGTCGGTCTCAATCCGGTGCTGGCCGGCGGCGGCAGCAACGTGAAGCTGCCCACCTATCTCGCCGCCGGTCTCGCAGCAGTCAGCACGCCGTTCGGGCTCCGCGGCTACGAAGCGCTTTCGCGCCACGCGATCGCGGCGCCGGCGGACGAATTCGCCGCCGCCCTGCTCACCCGGCCGCAGGGCTGGGCGGCGCGTGGCGAGGCGATGCCCGAGGCGGTCGCGGAGCTATCGTGGAGCCGGCTGGGAGAACGGCTCGGCGCCCGCTGGGAGGGACGACTCGCGTATTCCGGCGTCGCCGTTCGGCAGGTGCCCGCATGAGAATCGCCATGATCGGGCAGAAGGGCGTTCCCGCCACCTACGGCGGCATCGAGCGTCACGTCGAGGAGATCGGACAGCGGCTGGTGAAGCGCGGTCACGAGGTGGCGGTGTTCTGCCGGCTCTACTACACCCCGCCGGGCGCCGAGGCCGGCGGGCTCACCTTGCTCCGCCGTCCGAGCATTCACACCAAGCATCTCGACACCGTGACGCACGTGATCTGGAGCACGCTCGAGTCGATTGTCCGCCGCTTCGACATCGTGCACTTCCACGCGCTCGGGCCCTCGGTGTTCGCGGGGCTGCCGCGGGTGACCGGGCAGAAGACCGTCGTGACGGTCCACGGCCTCGACTGGCAGCGGCAGAAGTGGGGCAAGTTCGCCTCGTGGGTGCTGCGACAGTGCGAGGGGCCGGCGGCTCGCTTCCCGAATCGCACCATCGTGGTGTCGCGCACGCTGCGCCAGCACTTTCTCCAGCACCACCACTGCCACGCCGCGTTCATTCCCAACGGCACCAACCTGCCGGCGCCGCGCGCGCCGAGGAAGCTGCTGCAGCTTGGCCTCACTCCCGGCAAGTACGTGCTGTTCGTCGGCCGTCTGGTGCCGGAAAAGGGCGTTCACTTCCTGTGCGAGGCCTTCAGCCAGATCGACACCGACGTCAAGCTCGCGCTGGTCGGTGGGCTCTCGTTCTCGCAGGACTACGTGCAGCTGCTGCGGCGATACGAGAGCGATCGCATCAAGCTGCTCGACTACGTGTTCGGCGACACCCTCGAAGAGCTGTGGAGCAACGCCTACGTGGTGGTGCAGCCCTCGACCATGGAAGGGTTGTCGATCGCCCTGCTCGAAGCGCTGTCCTACGGCCGCTGCGTGCTGCTCTCCGACATCCCCGAGAACCTCGAGGTCGGCGAGGACTGCGCGGTGCCGTTCCGGAGCCAGGACGTGGGTGATCTCAAGCAGAAGCTCGAGATGCTGCTCACCCATCCCGAGGTGGTGCGGGAGTACGAGAGCAAGGCGCGCGCCCACATCCAGGAGCACTATTCCTGGGACAAGGTCGCCGAACACACCGAGACCGTCTACCGCGACCTGCTGGCCTTGGGTCCCTGAGCGCCGGATGTGGATCCTCTCGCGCTTCTTCAGCCGTCTGAACGAGCGCTACCACGGTCCCGAGGGCGACGCCTTCGCGATTGAGGAGCTGACGCCGGTCGCCGAACGCTTCCTGGGCGCGGGGAACGTGCTCGAGGTGGGCTGCGGCTACGGGCGCAACCTGGTGGCGCTGGCGGCGACGAGCGCGAAGCTGATCGTGGGCTGCGACGTTCAGCAGGCGGAGCTGGAACGCGCGGCGCGCGAGCGCATCGCGCCCCTGCCCGAAGCGACGCGCGCGCGGGTCGCGCTGGTGCGCCAGGAGCCGTGGCGGCTGCCGTTCGCCTCCGACTGCTTCGACCTGGTCGTGCTGTGGCAGGTGCTCGAGCACGTGTTCGCGCCGCAGGAGAAGCAGCGCGTGCTCGACGAGTGCGCGCGGGTGCTCAAGTCCGGCGGACACCTGCTGGTCGAGACGCCGAACCAGTGGTTCCCCGTGGACTACCACGACAACCGGATCCCGTTCGCCCACTGGCTGCTGCCCACGAGCGGCCGCGAATGGCTCACCCAGATGATCCGCGGCAAGCGCTACTACCCCTCGCAGTACCTGAGCCTCCATGGCGCCGAGCGGATGTTGCGGCGCGCCCCGGGCGTGACCTCGATCGCGCGCGCCACGCAGTTCTACTTGGCGCCGTCCTGGGAAGAGGCCTATCGCTCGGTCGGTGGAACCCAGGCGGGCTGGAAGCGCCTGCTGTTCCTCCAGATACTGCCGGTGCATCTGGCGATGCGCGCGTTCGGCTCGAGCGCCGACCACTTCTTGCCCTCGATCCGCATGGTGTGGCGAATCGACAAGTCGGGGCCGGTTGTTCGCGGCTGAGCGCTGTGCTACTCGTCACCTGCTGAAGTGAGCGCCATACTCGGAGGGAGCCCAGCGTGGCCGATCGCTTCATCCTGATTCTCGCCGGCGGCCGCGGCGAGCGCTTCTGGCCGTGGAGCACGCCGCAGCGTCCCAAGCAGCTGCTGCCGCTCGCTTCGGGCGGGAGAACGCTGCTCGGCGCGACGCTCGAGCGCGCGCTCGCGCTCGCGCCCGCCGATCGCATCGTGGTGCTGACCGCGCGCGACCTCGAAGCGGCGGTGGAGCGCGAGTGCCCGGCGGGCGTGCGCGTGATCGGTGAGCCCGCGGGGCGCAACACCGCGCCCGCGATCGGTGCCGCCGCGGTGTGGTTTTCGAGCGTCGCGCCCGGTGCCAGCTTCGCGGTGATGCCCTCCGATCACGCCATCGAGCGGGTCGCCGATTTTCGCGCCGATCTCGAGCGCGCGTTCACGTTCGCCGAAAAAGAGGCGGCGCTGCTCACCTTTGGGGTGCCACCCACCGGCCCCGACACCAACTTCGGCTACATCAAGCGCGGGACACGCGCCGGCGAGCGGCTTTTCCGGGTGGCGGCGTTCACCGAGAAGCCGGACCGCGCGACCGCCGAAGGCTATCTCGCGACCGGGCTCTACTCCTGGAACTCGGGGATCTTCGTGTGGCGCGCCTCGGTGTTCCTCGATGCGCTCGAGGCCTCGCGGCCGGCGCTGGCGACGCCGTTGCGCGAGCTGGCGCGCGACACGCGCGGCCCCGGCTTCGACGCGAAGTGGGACGCGGCGTTTCCGAAGCTCGAAGCGATCTCGGTGGACTACGCGGTGCTCGAGAAGGCGCCCAACACCTTCATGCTCGAGACCTCGTTCGACTGGGACGACCTGGGCTCCTGGGGCGCGTGGGCGCGCCGCCAGCCACGCGACGCCGACGGGAATGTGCTGCACGGCGACGCGGTCGCCGTCAATTGCCGGCGTTGCGTGGTGGTGGGCGAAGGCGGCACCGCGGCGGCGATGGGACTGGAAGAAATGGTGGTGGTGCACGTGAACGGCTCGACGCTCAGCTGCCGGCTCGATCAGACCGAGCAGGTGAGGAAGGTCAACGAAGCGGTGCGCGCGCGGGCCGCCAAGTGAAGCGCGGACTGACCGGCGCGGTGTCCGCGCTCCTGTTGCCGCCGCTCCTGGCGGGCTGCGCCGCCACCGCGCCGCCGCCGGCTTCGCCCGCCGCCCGGGCGCCGGGGGAAACCACTCATCCCGCGGCCACGAAATCGGTGGCGCCGGCCCAACGCGCGTCGGTGGTGCCCGCCGACAGCCTGCCGTCGGAGGACGCGCTCAGCGTGCTCAAGACCATTCCCGAGCCGCTGGCGCCGGGTGACGTGGTGCCGCCGCCGGAATCGGGGGCGCCGCCCCATGCCGCCGACACGACCGGGGTGCAGGCCGACACCGCCTCGGTGGTGCCGACCCCCTCGCTCACCGCGCCGCTCGGCGAAGGGCCGGGTTCGAGCGCACAGTCCTCGCTCGCCGATAGTCTCGCGCGCGCCGCCGCGGCGCTCGCGCCGGCGCCGAAATCCGCCGGCGCCTCGGCCGCCGGCGCTTCGGCGACCCGCGCGGGGGCGGCGCTCGTGGGGGCGGGTGCCGGCGCGATGATGGTCGGCGGCGCCGGTGGCGCAACCGGTGGCGCGGCTTTGATGCACGCGCTCGCGGGCAATGACACC
The Candidatus Sulfotelmatobacter sp. DNA segment above includes these coding regions:
- a CDS encoding class I SAM-dependent methyltransferase — its product is MWILSRFFSRLNERYHGPEGDAFAIEELTPVAERFLGAGNVLEVGCGYGRNLVALAATSAKLIVGCDVQQAELERAARERIAPLPEATRARVALVRQEPWRLPFASDCFDLVVLWQVLEHVFAPQEKQRVLDECARVLKSGGHLLVETPNQWFPVDYHDNRIPFAHWLLPTSGREWLTQMIRGKRYYPSQYLSLHGAERMLRRAPGVTSIARATQFYLAPSWEEAYRSVGGTQAGWKRLLFLQILPVHLAMRAFGSSADHFLPSIRMVWRIDKSGPVVRG
- a CDS encoding mannose-1-phosphate guanylyltransferase, whose product is MADRFILILAGGRGERFWPWSTPQRPKQLLPLASGGRTLLGATLERALALAPADRIVVLTARDLEAAVERECPAGVRVIGEPAGRNTAPAIGAAAVWFSSVAPGASFAVMPSDHAIERVADFRADLERAFTFAEKEAALLTFGVPPTGPDTNFGYIKRGTRAGERLFRVAAFTEKPDRATAEGYLATGLYSWNSGIFVWRASVFLDALEASRPALATPLRELARDTRGPGFDAKWDAAFPKLEAISVDYAVLEKAPNTFMLETSFDWDDLGSWGAWARRQPRDADGNVLHGDAVAVNCRRCVVVGEGGTAAAMGLEEMVVVHVNGSTLSCRLDQTEQVRKVNEAVRARAAK
- a CDS encoding glycosyltransferase family 4 protein: MRIAMIGQKGVPATYGGIERHVEEIGQRLVKRGHEVAVFCRLYYTPPGAEAGGLTLLRRPSIHTKHLDTVTHVIWSTLESIVRRFDIVHFHALGPSVFAGLPRVTGQKTVVTVHGLDWQRQKWGKFASWVLRQCEGPAARFPNRTIVVSRTLRQHFLQHHHCHAAFIPNGTNLPAPRAPRKLLQLGLTPGKYVLFVGRLVPEKGVHFLCEAFSQIDTDVKLALVGGLSFSQDYVQLLRRYESDRIKLLDYVFGDTLEELWSNAYVVVQPSTMEGLSIALLEALSYGRCVLLSDIPENLEVGEDCAVPFRSQDVGDLKQKLEMLLTHPEVVREYESKARAHIQEHYSWDKVAEHTETVYRDLLALGP
- a CDS encoding glycosyltransferase, with translation MLIHGAVDNDLYPPKLGSTQRNFGLYRGLARRHQVVVLCVVPNRNRAEREQRIDGVTLLRRRAWYTGVAWRLERMHLAPMMAAGYGHALRARSLRGALPGAPDVFAADFNLTPLIQGSRAGLKVYLSQNVELDYFEKAGERVWMSRAWAGRVRSREAHALAAADAVVAVGLEDAERLQSLYGLDRSAIDVIPNGWDDLAIRQATPVARAAARAQLGIGASAYVALFVGSDVPHNRAALEWILRELLPVAEREGLVLMVAGRVGRVARGRASSALRNLGEVDDLTPLLHAADVGLNPVLAGGGSNVKLPTYLAAGLAAVSTPFGLRGYEALSRHAIAAPADEFAAALLTRPQGWAARGEAMPEAVAELSWSRLGERLGARWEGRLAYSGVAVRQVPA